A single Cryptococcus neoformans var. grubii H99 chromosome 7, complete sequence DNA region contains:
- a CDS encoding formate dehydrogenase, whose amino-acid sequence MVKVLAILYSGGKAAEEESKLLGTVENRLGFADWLKKEGHEFIVTADKEGPDSEFQKHLPDTEILITTPFHPGYLTAELMEKAPKLKLCVTAGVGSDHIDLEAANKRKITVAEVSGSNVVSVAEHVIMSILLLVRNFVPAHEQIQADDWNVANIARNAFDLEGKVVGTVGCGRIGYRVLQRLQPFECKELLWFDYTDLPSEAAKAIKARRVEKLEDMLAQCDIITINCPLHEKTRGLFNEELISKMKPGSWLVNTARGAICDRNAVKKALESGHLRGYAGDVWDVQPAPKDHPWRHMANPLGGGNGMVPHYSGTTLDAQTRYAEGTKEIIRRYFAGEEQDPVNLIVTNGDYASKSYGNRAEKKKEQSQVKAAK is encoded by the exons ATGGTCAAA GTTCTCGCGATTCTCTACTCTGGAGGGAAGG CTGCCGAAGAGGAAAGCAAACTCCTCGGTACCGTCGAAAACAGACTAGGCTTTGCTGATTGGCTCAAGAAAGAAGGCCATGA ATTTATTGTCACTGCTGACAAGGAAGGTCCCGACTCCGAGTTCCAGAAGCACCTTCCCGAC ACGGAGATTCTCATCACCACCCCTTTCCACCCTGGCTACCTAACCGCTGAACTCATGGAGAAGGCTCCTAAGCTCAAACTTTGTGTAACCGCTGGTGTTGGATCTGA CCACATTGACCTTGAAGCTGCcaacaagaggaagatcaCTGTTGCTGAGGTTTCCGGCTCCAACGTCGTGTCGGTTGCCGA ACATGTGATAATGTCCATCTTGCTTTTGGTTCGCAACTTTGTTCCAGCTCATGAGCAAATCCAAGCCGATGACTGGAACGTTGCCAACATCGCTCGTAACGCCTTTGACCTCGAGGGTAAGGTTGTCGGTACCGTAGGCTGTGGTCGGATCGGATACCGAGTCCTGCAGCGATTGCAACCCTTCGAATGCAAGGAGCTTCTGTGGTTCGATTACACTGACCTCCCCTCTG AGGCGGCCAAGGCTATCAAGGCTCGACGAGTGGAGAAGCTTGAAGACATGCTCGCGCAATGTGATATCATCACCATC AACTGCCCTCTCCACGAGAAGACTCGTGGTCTCTTCAACGAAGAACTCATCAGCAAGATGAAGCCTGGTTCTTGGTTGGTCAACACTGCTCGAGGCGCCATTTGTGACCGCAATGCCGTCAAGAAGGCTTTGGAGTCTGGCCATCTCCGAGGTTACGCTGGAG ATGTCTGGG ACGTTCAGCCCGCCCCCAAGGATCATCCCTGGAGGCACATGGCCAATCCTCTAGGCGGGGGTAACGGCATGGTTCCCCACT ACTCGGGTACAACTCTTGATGCTCAAACCAGATATGCTGAAGGTACCAAGGAAATCATCAGGCGTTACTTTGCTGGCGAGGAGCAGGACCCTGTCAACTTGATCGTTACCAACGGTGAT TACGCAAGCAAATCTTACGGTAACCGagccgagaagaagaaggagcagagCCAGGTGAAGGCAGCCAAGTAA
- a CDS encoding TKL protein kinase, with amino-acid sequence MDRLQRTRSQHFVSSPRKTASPLIARHTLYHRHPPKKRRLGVTTFVASHNEAGQGYTNELEDDLEKAIMKRGESSSAPAGRTSRSRSQSRPVRQKSNGKVSADSLSNGQDDEDVPSPKKRKRSRAGSLSTEDSWVETTEDEWEPDFIAEGDRNLIHYAPSTALHRLRKAELVRLWKVAGIWDSEDIPDDMNEDETIGDMGKKELVDGLIAARKHQTRRLISPLPSSPNRLIRRQSTLSPIPATPPPSSPLVESSSPDVTPKPRPRTRSRVRLETPIVRRQPRPSRPTRTLTKRHTKSEARSRRVRAQLAKKVNGKSENGDESELTELSDSDDDVNESTPIVKRLRPRGVGGRKSFMKEPSTDITDFEDDAEEADAEATEVEEEPPHPKGRKLRSISISQASLSKHGSDIDMAPVSGQRSPKSLPTRGAKKKAIQRMQGGESGTEDEDMEMDEDKDIGVEEGTPMPQPATPPRKGRASRLSTPKLDEDSAMVGSPTPSVATETEAATPRPVHTTRSGKAFGAIQNRRRQLLQEARNDPDMDEEDESDEEDGEPEPDIDLSEATVASLIRLLRDELVQMCEARGIEVGGTKPQLAKALLEWRDEQKGSYPSSTSTARPSPPRTAMPRRKSKSKSKSRTKSKFKSNKHVPAIGTAVHAPGKPTPVLLRSHVHANDPETPPLSKGEEGDVEEEKKGTEAELNLDLQELGLEDSVIKPSHLTKLEKIGSGGFKDVYVGKFRGRKVAISEFRSHLSEMDIRELKLLAEFSHPNIVRFRGICIPEDSTHVPCMLVSELCENGDLFDYIRNVPCPTLKRLLSLMLDIARGLEYLHTRKPSIIHRDCKSSNILINRSGVAKVGDFGLARVKNSTRSMIRSLVGTVNWQAPELWHPTPRYDYKVDVFSAGMVYWEMMSGWIGEKKYPWEGHNEHYIYDAVGTKHRRPPVTGMRKHWGSEPVNLMERMWHQDPAERPTMTDVVHDLESMLAELK; translated from the exons ATGGATCGACTACAGAGAACAAGGTCTCAACACTTTGTTAGTTCACCTCGAAAGACCGCATCTCCTCTTATAGCCAGGCATACTTTatatcatcgtcatccaccAAAGAAACGCCGTTTAGGGGTTACAACCTTCGTGGCGAGCCATAACGAGGCTGGACAAGGCTATACTAATgagctggaagatgatCTAGAAAAAGCCATTATGAAAAGGGGCGAGTCTTCTAGCGCACCGGCTGGCAGAACCAGTCGATCGCGTTCACAATCGAGACCTGTCAGACAAAAAAGTAACGGCAAGGTTTCGGCCGACTCGCTATCAAACGGACaggacgatgaagatgtcCCTAGCCCAAAAAAGCGAAAACGGTCAAGAGCCGGGTCATTATCAACTGAGGACAGCTGGGTGGAAACCACTGAAGATGAATGGGAGCCAGACTTCATCGCCGAGG GCGACCGAAATTTGATCCATTATGCACCATCAACGGCATTACATAGATTACGGAAAGCTGAACTGGTGAGATTATGGAAGGTAGCCGGTATATGGGATAGTGAAGACATTCCAGACGACATGAACGAAGATGAAACGATTGGTGATATGGGTAAGAAAGAGCTTGTTGATGGTCTTATTGCTGCC CGAAAGCATCAAACACGGCGTCTTATTTCGCCGCTTCCCTCATCCCCAAATCGACTTATTCGCCGACAATCTACACTTTCCCCTATTCCCGCTACACCTCCACCGTCCTCCCCACTTGTAGAGTCATCATCGCCAGATGTGACTCCAAAACCGCGACCTCGTACAAGGTCACGCGTCCGATTAGAAACGCCCATCGTTCGTCGGCAGCCACGCCCCTCACGTCCAACTCGTACTTTGACTAAACGCCATACCAAGTCGGAGGCAAGATCCAGACGAGTAAGAGCCCAGCTGGCTAAAAAAGTCAATGGTAAAAGCGAGAACGGCGACGAGAGTGAACTTACTGAGTTATCTGActctgatgatgatgtaaACGAATCTACGCCCATAGTAAAACGATTACGGCCTAGAGGggtgggaggaagaaaaagcttTATGAAAGAACCCTCAACGGACATTACCgactttgaagatgatgccGAAGAGGCTGATGCGGAAGCCActgaagtggaagaagagccgCCCCAtccaaaaggaagaaagttGAGAAGCATATCCATCTCGCAGGCGAGCCTTTCGAAGCATGGTAGCGACATTGATATGGCCCCAGTGAGCGGGCAAAGATCGCCAAAAAGCCTTCCTACGAGGggagccaagaagaaggccatCCAGCGGATGCAGGGTGGTGAAAGCGGtacggaagatgaagatatGGAAATGGATGAGGACAAGGATATTGgcgtggaggaagggacgCCTATGCCACAGCCGGCAACTCCTCCACGGAAGGGCCGCGCTTCTCGTTTATCGACCCCTAAACTCGACGAGGATTCTGCTATGGTTGGCTCGCCCACCCCATCCGTCGCAACTGAGACGGAGGCAGCTACTCCTCGGCCAGTGCACACCACCCGCTCCGGCAAGGCTTTCGGTGCAATCCAGAATCGCCGTCGCCAACTTCTCCAGGAAGCGAGGAATGACCCTGacatggatgaagaggatgaaagtgacgaggaagatggagagccTGAACCGGATATAGATTTGAGCGAAGCGACGGTGGCGAGCTTGATAAGGTTATTGCGTGACGAGTTAGTGCAGATGTGCGAAGCTCGAGGAATTGAAGTCGGAGGCACCAAGCCGCAATTGGCAAAGGCCCTATTAGAATGG CGCGATGAGCAAAAGGGCTCTTATCCATCGTCAACCTCAACCGCTcggccttctcctccccgTACTGCGATGCCTCGACGCAAGTCTAAATCTAAATCTAAATCTAGAACTAAATCCAAGTTCAAGTCCAATAAGCATGTACCCGCTATCGGCACCGCCGTTCACGCACCCGGTAAACCTACGccagttcttcttcgctcaCATGTTCATGCCAACGATCCCGAAACGCCACCTTTGTCCAAaggtgaggaaggtgacgtggaagaggaaaagaaggggacAGAAGCAGAGTTGAACTTGGATCTGCAAGAATTGGGATTGGAAGATTCAGTCATTAAACCGAGCCACTTGAcaaagctggagaagatagGTAGTGGTGGCTTCAAAGA TGTATACGTCGGGAAGTTTAGAGGCAGAAAGGTGGCAATCTCTGAGTTTAGAAGCCATTTGAGTGAGA TGGACATAAGAGAGTTGAAATTGCTTGCCGAATTCAGTCACCCAAACATCGTTCGCTTC AGGGGAATCTGTATTCCCGAAGACTCTACCCACGTGCCATGTATGCTCGTTAGCGAGCTATGCGAGAATGGCGATCTGTTCGACTATATT CGCAACGTCCCGTGCCCCACTCTGAAACGTCTTTTGAGTCTTATGCTGGACATCGCTCGGGGCCTAGAATATCTTCACACCCGCAAACCTTCTATCATCCATCGAGACTGCAAATCTTCCAATATCCTCATCAATCGTTCTGGGGTGGCCAAAGTAGGAGATTTCGGCTTAGCACGTGTGAAGAACTCGACTAGATCTATGATTAGAAGTCTGGTGGGGACAGTGAACTGGCAAGCACCTGAACTTTGGCATCCGACGCCTAGGTATGACTATAAAGTAGACGTGTTTTCAGCCGGGATGGTGTATTGGGAAATGATGTCAGGATGGATTGGAGAGAAG AAATACCCCTGGGAAGGACATAACGAACATTACATCTATGATGCTGTTGGGACGAAGCATCGCCGTCCGCCTGTGACAGGAATGCGCAAGCATTGGGGATCTGAGCCGGTGAACctgatggagaggatgtggCACCAAGACCCTGCCGAAAGACCGACGATGACAGACGTAGTGCACGATCTTGAGAGCATGTTAGCAGAGCTCAAGTGA